The sequence ACGTGTATCAGGAAACTCCTTTTGATCTTAATAATTTAAAATAAGTTTTTCTAAGGAGGAAATACTATACACAGAATATATAAAGACTGCTAAATAAGGCAATTTAAAACTATTAGCATTGGACAAAGGGGAAAGAATGCTATAGTTATTTTTCTAGTGATCTTAGTTTATGGAGGCGGTAAAATGAGGATTTCTACAAAAGGCAGATATGGACTCAGAGCAATGGTTGACCTGGCAGTACATTCAAATGGAGATCATGTTGCCTTATGTAGTATTGCAGAAAGAGAAGGCATATCCATGAATTATCTTGAACAGGTTTTTGCCATTCTAAGAAAAGCTGGTTTGGTGAAAAGCGTAAAGGGTGCTCAAGGTGGGTATATTTTAGGAGATAGTCCTTCTAAAATCAAGGTAGGAAATATTCTGCGAGCACTGGAGGGACAGCTTTCTGTAATTGATGAAAAAGCGGAAGATTCCTCTTTAAATAAAACAAGTATAGAGCATTGCATCAAGATTAATGTTTGGGATAAAATGAATGCCTGTATAAATGAAATTGTTGATGCAGTAACTCTAGAAGACCTTGCTGAAAATTACAAGAAAACTAATGGTTTGCTAACACTAATGTATTATATCTAATTTAAATTAAG is a genomic window of Bacillota bacterium LX-D containing:
- a CDS encoding Rrf2 family transcriptional regulator, with product MRISTKGRYGLRAMVDLAVHSNGDHVALCSIAEREGISMNYLEQVFAILRKAGLVKSVKGAQGGYILGDSPSKIKVGNILRALEGQLSVIDEKAEDSSLNKTSIEHCIKINVWDKMNACINEIVDAVTLEDLAENYKKTNGLLTLMYYI